In Tachysurus vachellii isolate PV-2020 chromosome 1, HZAU_Pvac_v1, whole genome shotgun sequence, a genomic segment contains:
- the LOC132842416 gene encoding cortexin domain-containing 1 protein — translation MEETTPDPAYVDVDQGLTLACIAFLCLLLVAMIIRCAKVIMDPYSAIPTSTWEEQHLDD, via the coding sequence ATGGAGGAGACAACGCCAGACCCCGCATATGTGGATGTGGACCAGGGCTTGACTCTTGCATGCATTGCCTTCCTCTGCCTGCTGCTGGTGGCCATGATTATCCGGTGTGCTAAAGTCATCATGGACCCATACAGTGCCATCCCCACATCTACCTGGGAGGAGCAGCATCTAGATGACTAG
- the LOC132855257 gene encoding uncharacterized protein LOC132855257, producing the protein MASVLVSSTEGGVASVLVSSTEGGVASVLVSSTEGGVASVLVSSTEGGVASVLVGSTEGGVATVLVGSTEGGVATVLVGSTEGGVATVLVSSTEGGVASVLVSSTEGGVATVLVSSTEGGVATVLVSSTEGGVATVLVSSTEGGVASVLVGSTEGGVAMVLVSSTEGGVASVLVCSTEGGVATVLVSSTEGGVATVFVGSTERGVASVLVSSTEGGVASVLVSSTEGGVASVLVSSTEGGVASVLVSSTEGGVATVLVSSTDGGIRLFVRLSKVFVDISL; encoded by the exons ATGGCCTCTGTGCTTGTCAGttctactgaaggaggtgtggcctctgtgcttgtcagttctactgaaggaggtgtggcctctgtgcttgtcagttctactgaaggaggtgtggcctctgtgcttgtcagttctactgaaggag gtgtggcctctgtgcttgtcggttctactgaaggaggtgtggccacgGTGCTTGTCGGttctactgaaggaggtgtggccacagTGCTTGTCGGttctactgaaggaggtgtggccacgGTGCTTGTCAGttctactgaaggaggtgtggcctctgtgcttgtcagttctactgaaggaggtgtggccacgGTGCTTGTCAGttctactgaaggaggtgtggccacgGTGCTTGTCAGttctactgaaggaggtgtggccacgGTGCTTGTCAGttctactgaaggaggtgtggcctctgtgcttgtcggttctactgaaggaggtgtggccatgGTGCTTGTCAGttctactgaaggaggtgtggcctctgtgcttgtctgttctactgaaggaggtgtggccacgGTGCTTGTCAGttctactgaaggaggtgtggcaacGGTGTTTGTCGGTTCTactgaaagaggtgtggcctctgtgcttgtcagttctactgaaggaggtgtggcctctgtgcttgtcagttctactgaaggaggtgtggcctctgtgcttgtcagttctactgaaggaggtgtggcctctgtgcttgtcagttctactgaaggaggtgtggccacgGTGCTTGTCAGTTCTACTGATGGAGGTATCAGGCTCTTTGTCAGGCTCAGTAAGGTTTTTGTGGACATATCCTTGTAG